One window from the genome of Paracoccus zhejiangensis encodes:
- the gltX gene encoding glutamate--tRNA ligase produces the protein MTSDPIVTRFAPSPTGYLHIGGARTALFNWLYARGRGGKFLLRIEDTDRARSTPEATAAILQGLTWLGLDWDGEPVSQFEGMARHAEVARAMLEAGSAYRCYSTPEEIAAWRESHPRQPFQSPWRDKGPEDWPDAPYAIRLRAPREGETVIDDQVQGEVRFGNDQLDDMVLLRSDGTPVYMLAVVVDDHDMGVTHVIRGDDHLTNAARQVQVFDAMGWKRPVFAHIPLIHGEDGKKLSKRHGAVGLHEFAALGYPAEAMRNYLARLGWSHGDDELFDDAKALEWFDLSGIGRAPARLDFKKLEHVSGWHIGQMPGDRLLIELDAFLSETGQPALTQRQKSWLTPALDALKDKAKTLPALLDQGRFALVERPVELDPKAEAALDTVSRGMLKSLTAALQHASWTRDDLEQAAKQVAEENGVGLGKVAAPVRAALAGRTSTPSVFDMMMALGRDETLARLNDQADQAG, from the coding sequence ATGACCTCCGATCCCATCGTCACCCGCTTTGCCCCCTCGCCGACCGGCTATCTGCATATCGGTGGCGCGCGGACGGCGCTGTTCAACTGGCTCTATGCCCGGGGCCGGGGCGGCAAGTTCCTGCTCAGGATCGAGGATACCGACCGCGCGCGCTCGACCCCCGAGGCGACGGCAGCGATCCTGCAGGGCCTGACATGGCTGGGCCTGGACTGGGACGGCGAGCCGGTCAGCCAGTTCGAGGGCATGGCCCGTCATGCCGAAGTGGCGCGGGCGATGCTGGAGGCGGGCAGCGCCTATCGCTGCTACTCCACTCCCGAGGAGATCGCGGCATGGCGCGAATCGCATCCGCGCCAGCCCTTCCAGAGCCCGTGGCGCGACAAAGGCCCCGAGGACTGGCCCGATGCCCCCTATGCCATCCGCCTGCGCGCGCCGCGCGAGGGCGAAACCGTCATCGACGACCAGGTGCAGGGCGAGGTGCGCTTTGGCAATGACCAGCTGGATGACATGGTGCTGCTGCGCAGCGACGGCACCCCGGTCTACATGCTGGCGGTCGTGGTCGACGATCACGACATGGGCGTGACCCATGTGATCCGGGGCGACGATCACCTGACCAATGCCGCGCGGCAGGTTCAAGTCTTTGACGCGATGGGCTGGAAGCGCCCGGTCTTCGCCCATATCCCGCTGATCCATGGCGAGGATGGCAAGAAGCTGTCCAAGCGTCACGGCGCCGTCGGCCTGCACGAATTCGCGGCATTGGGCTATCCGGCCGAGGCGATGCGCAACTATCTGGCGCGGCTGGGGTGGAGCCATGGCGATGACGAGCTGTTCGACGATGCCAAGGCGCTGGAATGGTTTGATCTTTCCGGAATCGGCCGGGCGCCGGCGCGGCTGGATTTCAAGAAGCTGGAACATGTCAGCGGCTGGCATATCGGCCAGATGCCCGGTGATCGCCTGCTGATTGAACTGGACGCTTTCCTGTCCGAGACCGGCCAGCCGGCCCTGACCCAACGTCAGAAATCATGGCTGACGCCGGCGCTGGATGCGTTGAAGGACAAGGCAAAAACCCTGCCGGCGCTGCTGGATCAGGGGCGCTTCGCGCTGGTCGAACGGCCGGTGGAGCTGGACCCGAAGGCAGAGGCTGCGCTGGATACGGTATCCCGTGGTATGCTGAAATCGTTGACTGCCGCACTGCAGCATGCTAGCTGGACGCGAGATGATCTGGAACAAGCTGCCAAGCAGGTCGCCGAAGAAAACGGCGTCGGTCTGGGCAAGGTCGCAGCACCGGTCAGGGCCGCTTTGGCTGGCCGGACTTCGACCCCCAGCGTGTTCGACATGATGATGGCGCTTGGCCGCGACGAAACGCTGGCCCGGCTGAACGATCAGGCAGATCAGGCGGGCTGA
- a CDS encoding citrate synthase, translating to MADTKSAKLVLNDQSYDLPILTPTIGPEVLDIRKLYGQADVFTYDPGFTSTASCDSTITFIDGDKGELWYRGYPIEQLAAKSHYLEVCYLLLYGELPDADQLKDFESRVTHHTMVHEQMNNFFRGFRRDAHPMATMVGVVGAMSAFYHDSTDIADPWQREVAAIRLIAKLPTIAAMAYKYSIGQPFVYPQNELDYASNFLHMCFSVPAAKYTVDPALARAMDRIFTLHADHEQNASTSTVRLAGSSGANPFACIAAGIACLWGPAHGGANQAALEMLKEIGTVDRIPEYIARAKDKNDPFKLMGFGHRVYKNFDPRAKVMKESADEVLDLLGIHNNPTLQVAKELEKIALEDEYFIEKKLYPNVDFYSGIILSAMGFPTSMFTPIFALSRTVGWIAQWKEMIGDPQNKIGRPRQLYVGSNKRDYVDVAKR from the coding sequence ATGGCCGACACCAAATCCGCGAAGCTCGTCCTGAACGACCAGTCCTATGACCTGCCGATCCTCACCCCGACCATTGGTCCCGAAGTGCTGGATATCCGCAAGCTCTATGGTCAGGCCGACGTTTTCACCTACGACCCCGGCTTCACCTCGACCGCAAGCTGCGACTCGACCATCACCTTCATCGATGGCGACAAGGGCGAGCTGTGGTATCGCGGCTACCCGATCGAGCAGCTGGCGGCCAAGTCGCATTACCTCGAGGTCTGCTACCTGCTGCTTTACGGTGAACTGCCCGATGCCGACCAGCTGAAGGATTTCGAGAGCCGCGTGACCCATCACACGATGGTGCACGAGCAGATGAACAACTTCTTCCGCGGGTTCCGCCGTGACGCCCATCCGATGGCGACCATGGTCGGCGTGGTCGGTGCGATGTCGGCCTTCTATCACGACAGCACCGATATCGCTGATCCCTGGCAGCGCGAGGTTGCGGCCATCCGGCTGATCGCCAAGCTGCCGACGATCGCGGCCATGGCCTACAAGTATTCGATCGGCCAGCCCTTCGTGTACCCGCAGAACGAACTGGATTACGCCAGCAACTTCCTGCACATGTGCTTCTCGGTCCCGGCCGCGAAATACACCGTCGATCCGGCCCTGGCCCGCGCCATGGACCGTATCTTCACGCTGCACGCCGATCACGAGCAGAATGCCTCGACCTCGACCGTGCGCCTGGCCGGTTCCTCGGGTGCAAATCCGTTTGCCTGCATCGCTGCCGGCATCGCCTGCCTCTGGGGGCCGGCACATGGCGGCGCCAACCAGGCGGCGCTGGAAATGCTGAAAGAGATCGGTACGGTCGACCGCATCCCGGAATACATCGCCCGGGCCAAGGACAAGAACGATCCGTTCAAGCTGATGGGCTTCGGGCACCGGGTCTACAAGAACTTCGACCCGCGCGCCAAGGTGATGAAGGAATCGGCTGACGAGGTGCTGGACCTTCTGGGCATCCACAACAACCCGACGCTGCAGGTTGCCAAGGAGCTGGAGAAGATCGCGCTCGAGGACGAGTATTTCATCGAGAAGAAGCTGTACCCGAACGTCGATTTCTATTCGGGCATCATCCTTTCGGCGATGGGCTTCCCGACCTCGATGTTCACCCCGATCTTCGCGCTGTCGCGCACCGTCGGCTGGATTGCCCAGTGGAAGGAAATGATCGGCGATCCGCAGAACAAGATCGGTCGCCCGCGCCAGCTTTATGTCGGCAGCAACAAGCGCGACTACGTGGATGTCGCCAAGCGCTGA
- a CDS encoding HlyD family secretion protein, with protein MLEFILCSLVTILPDYLYRRFAQGKRIGREITLYSVWYELRWGITVCVLLTVSIITMVFYFHPSTTNVTKAYRTITIQPESIGRVDEVFVTRFQHVNAGDPLFSLDDERQQAALETARRSLAEIEAAALVTETELEGIDARIAQAQAALDQARDDLQTNQDLQQRNASTVARTELTRLETAVEGAEGELAAVQASKRTLETRIGTLLPAEKASAEAKVQEAQVALDRTLVRASVSGNLQQFTLRPGEVINPLMRPAGVLVPDDAGDETLVAGFGQIEAQVLKVGMIAEVSCISQPFQVIPMVVTEVQDVIASGQVRATDQLIDVQQLATPGTVTATLEPLYAGQLENIPRGSSCVANAYTNNHDRLASGETGTLEGIFLHAVDATALVHAMILRIQTVMLPVRTLVLSGH; from the coding sequence ATGCTGGAATTCATCCTCTGTTCGCTGGTCACCATCCTGCCCGACTATCTCTATCGCCGCTTTGCGCAGGGCAAGCGGATCGGCCGCGAGATCACGCTCTATTCCGTCTGGTACGAGCTGCGCTGGGGCATCACGGTCTGCGTGCTGCTGACCGTCAGCATCATCACCATGGTGTTCTATTTCCATCCCTCGACCACCAATGTCACCAAGGCCTATCGCACCATCACCATCCAGCCGGAATCGATCGGGCGGGTGGACGAGGTCTTCGTGACCCGCTTCCAGCACGTGAATGCCGGCGATCCGCTGTTCTCGCTCGATGACGAGCGCCAGCAGGCGGCGCTGGAAACCGCCCGGCGCAGCCTGGCCGAGATCGAGGCCGCGGCCCTTGTCACCGAGACCGAGCTCGAGGGCATCGATGCCCGCATCGCGCAGGCGCAGGCGGCACTCGACCAGGCGCGTGATGATCTGCAGACCAACCAGGACCTGCAGCAGCGCAATGCCTCGACCGTCGCCCGCACCGAGCTGACCCGGCTGGAAACCGCGGTCGAGGGGGCCGAGGGCGAGCTGGCGGCCGTTCAGGCCAGCAAGCGGACACTGGAGACCCGGATCGGCACGCTGCTGCCGGCGGAAAAGGCCAGCGCCGAGGCCAAGGTGCAAGAGGCGCAGGTGGCGCTGGACCGCACCCTGGTCCGGGCCAGCGTTTCGGGCAACCTGCAGCAGTTCACCCTGCGCCCGGGCGAGGTCATCAACCCGCTGATGCGCCCGGCCGGCGTGCTGGTTCCCGATGATGCCGGGGACGAGACGCTGGTTGCCGGCTTCGGCCAGATCGAGGCGCAGGTGCTGAAGGTCGGGATGATCGCCGAGGTCTCCTGCATCTCGCAGCCCTTCCAGGTGATCCCGATGGTGGTGACCGAGGTGCAGGATGTCATCGCCAGCGGACAGGTCCGCGCGACCGACCAGTTGATCGACGTGCAGCAACTCGCCACGCCGGGGACGGTGACCGCGACGCTCGAGCCGCTTTATGCCGGTCAGCTGGAAAATATCCCGCGCGGCAGTTCCTGCGTCGCCAATGCCTATACCAACAACCATGACCGTCTGGCCTCGGGCGAAACGGGCACGCTGGAGGGCATCTTCCTGCACGCCGTCGATGCGACGGCGCTGGTCCATGCAATGATCCTGCGCATCCAGACGGTGATGCTGCCGGTCAGGACGCTGGTGCTGAGCGGCCACTGA
- a CDS encoding SDR family NAD(P)-dependent oxidoreductase — protein sequence MTENTQKIALVTGASRGLGAALAEALAAEGWHILAVARTVGALEELDDRIRAAGGSATLAPMDVTVAEAMVQLVSSVQERWGGLDLWAHTAIHAAPLAPTSHIDAKDWAKSVEVNVNATRGLIGLVEPLLIARKGRALFFDDPHAGEKFYGSYGATKAAQIALARSWQAETTSTGPRILIAQPAPMPTATRARFHPGEDRARLTPTRDEAARILAGV from the coding sequence ATGACCGAGAACACCCAGAAAATCGCGCTGGTCACCGGCGCCTCGCGCGGCCTTGGCGCCGCCCTTGCCGAAGCGCTGGCCGCCGAGGGCTGGCATATCCTCGCCGTCGCCCGCACCGTGGGCGCGCTGGAAGAATTGGACGACCGCATCCGCGCCGCCGGTGGCAGCGCCACGCTGGCGCCGATGGACGTGACCGTGGCCGAGGCGATGGTGCAACTGGTCTCCTCGGTGCAGGAGCGCTGGGGCGGGCTGGATCTCTGGGCGCATACAGCCATCCACGCCGCGCCCCTGGCGCCGACCTCGCATATCGATGCCAAGGACTGGGCCAAGTCGGTCGAGGTGAACGTCAATGCCACGCGCGGGCTGATCGGTCTGGTCGAACCCCTGCTGATCGCCCGCAAGGGCCGCGCACTCTTCTTTGATGATCCCCATGCCGGCGAGAAATTCTATGGCAGCTACGGTGCCACCAAGGCCGCGCAGATCGCCCTTGCCCGCAGCTGGCAGGCCGAAACCACCAGCACCGGCCCGCGCATCCTGATCGCCCAGCCCGCCCCCATGCCCACCGCCACCCGCGCCCGCTTCCACCCGGGCGAGGACCGCGCCCGACTGACCCCCACCCGCGACGAGGCCGCAAGGATCCTGGCGGGGGTTTAG